A genome region from Candidatus Aminicenantes bacterium includes the following:
- a CDS encoding DUF454 domain-containing protein, with translation MQKQRMISRSRRFLLVTSGAIFVGLGVAGIFLPLLPTTPFLLLAAACYAKSSPHRLQRLLRNRWFGRYLHDYRDGRGIPAWVKVWTLTLLWTTIALSAIFATRLLWVRILLGAVALGITLHILLLPSAKQKS, from the coding sequence ATGCAAAAGCAGCGGATGATTTCGAGAAGCCGGCGATTTTTGCTGGTCACTTCAGGCGCAATTTTCGTGGGACTTGGAGTGGCGGGGATTTTCCTGCCGTTGCTGCCCACCACGCCTTTTCTGCTCCTGGCCGCGGCCTGCTACGCGAAAAGTTCGCCCCATCGCCTGCAGCGATTGCTGCGCAACCGCTGGTTCGGCCGCTACCTGCATGATTACCGCGACGGTCGGGGCATCCCGGCCTGGGTGAAAGTGTGGACATTAACCTTGTTGTGGACCACCATTGCGCTGTCAGCGATCTTCGCCACCAGACTCTTATGGGTACGCATCCTGCTTGGGGCAGTTGCGTTGGGGATCACCCTGCACATTTTGCTACTGCCGTCGGCAAAACAGAAAAGTTAA
- a CDS encoding flavin reductase family protein, with translation MSDQPTRLLWKPGAMLYPVPAVLISCGDFDGHMNLVTVAWTGTVCSDPPMCSISLRPERFSYNLIRESGEFTVNLTTAAMARAVDWCGVKSGREVDKFKEMQLTPLRASQIRAPLVAESPINLECRVTEVRELGSHHLFLAEVLAVQADPAFHRGNTGYFDLAAAAPICYCHGHYHRMGKHIGKFGFSVKKKPRKSRR, from the coding sequence ATGAGCGATCAACCCACACGCCTGTTATGGAAACCCGGCGCCATGCTCTATCCGGTTCCCGCCGTGCTGATCAGTTGCGGTGATTTTGACGGTCACATGAACCTGGTCACGGTTGCATGGACGGGTACGGTGTGCAGCGACCCGCCCATGTGTTCCATTTCCCTGCGCCCGGAACGCTTTTCCTACAACCTCATCCGTGAAAGCGGGGAGTTTACCGTGAACCTGACCACCGCCGCTATGGCCAGGGCTGTTGATTGGTGCGGCGTGAAAAGCGGCCGCGAAGTGGATAAATTCAAGGAAATGCAACTGACACCCCTGCGGGCCTCGCAGATCCGTGCCCCCCTGGTGGCGGAGTCACCAATCAACCTGGAGTGCCGGGTTACCGAGGTTCGCGAACTCGGCAGCCACCACCTCTTTCTTGCCGAAGTCCTGGCCGTTCAGGCCGATCCCGCCTTTCACCGCGGAAACACCGGCTACTTCGACCTGGCCGCCGCCGCCCCCATCTGCTACTGCCACGGTCATTACCACCGCATGGGCAAGCACATCGGCAAGTTCGGCTTCTCCGTGAAAAAGAAACCCCGCAAGAGCCGGCGCTAA
- a CDS encoding AAA family ATPase: protein MNPSMEAIRQSILVGQPLIQILSYEEKRVEGFLLRMAEQVHKAPALAHWDINHGLVKENHSVPESRDPVIAIDAVINDPEPGFTVFRDLGPEMRRSGRVVRKLRDAYKILKGKRKIIFLLSSDEYFPQDLKKEIDIFPFPLPGIDELGALFERFLESMRRSGRQIQLNEAERRDFVIAAQGLTLDEAYKAYMKAFHNQPLITAGLVKGIHEEKKQLIMKENVLEYFTQRFTLDDLGGLDNLKDWLQKRRRAFTDAAREFGLEKPRGFLCMGVSGCGKSLSAKVTASLWKLPLFRLDMNLVYSGMAGSPELVFSRALQTMDSVAPAVLWIDEIESGISDKQGDSSSSRILGYFLTWMQEHTSEIFVAATANRIDLLPAELLRRGRFDQIFFIDLPTRREREEIFSIHLKAKGNDVSHFNVPQLAQITKGWSGSEIEQVIISAMYEAFNENRPLSEDDLLVIFGNSVPLATTMEEQIKKIRSWAHNRAVRASKDVEY from the coding sequence ATGAATCCTTCCATGGAAGCGATTAGGCAGTCCATTCTGGTGGGGCAACCCCTGATCCAGATCCTCTCATACGAAGAGAAACGGGTGGAAGGCTTCCTGCTCCGCATGGCGGAACAGGTACACAAAGCCCCCGCTCTCGCCCATTGGGATATCAACCATGGACTGGTGAAAGAAAACCATTCCGTCCCGGAAAGCCGGGACCCCGTTATCGCCATAGATGCGGTAATCAATGACCCTGAACCCGGATTCACCGTGTTCCGCGACCTGGGGCCGGAAATGCGCAGATCCGGGCGGGTCGTACGCAAATTGCGTGATGCCTACAAAATCCTCAAAGGCAAACGCAAAATCATTTTTCTTCTCTCATCAGATGAGTATTTTCCCCAGGACCTGAAAAAAGAGATCGACATCTTCCCGTTTCCCCTGCCCGGCATTGACGAACTGGGAGCACTTTTTGAGAGGTTCCTCGAGAGCATGCGGCGGTCCGGGCGTCAAATCCAATTAAACGAAGCCGAACGCCGCGACTTTGTAATCGCCGCCCAGGGCCTGACCCTTGACGAGGCCTACAAAGCCTATATGAAAGCCTTTCACAACCAGCCGCTTATCACCGCCGGCCTGGTCAAGGGCATCCACGAAGAAAAAAAGCAACTGATCATGAAGGAAAACGTGCTGGAGTATTTTACTCAGCGGTTTACCCTGGATGACCTGGGTGGGTTGGATAATTTGAAAGACTGGCTGCAGAAGCGCCGTCGCGCCTTTACGGACGCGGCACGCGAGTTCGGATTAGAGAAACCCCGGGGATTCTTGTGCATGGGGGTTTCCGGTTGCGGAAAAAGCCTTTCCGCCAAGGTCACCGCCTCCTTATGGAAGCTGCCCCTTTTCCGCCTGGACATGAACCTGGTGTATTCGGGCATGGCCGGCTCACCCGAACTGGTATTCTCACGGGCCCTGCAGACCATGGATTCCGTGGCGCCGGCGGTACTGTGGATCGACGAAATTGAAAGCGGCATTTCCGACAAGCAGGGAGACAGTTCTTCTTCCCGCATCCTGGGTTATTTTTTGACCTGGATGCAGGAGCACACATCAGAGATCTTCGTGGCCGCCACCGCCAACCGCATCGACCTGTTGCCCGCGGAACTGTTGCGCCGCGGCCGCTTTGACCAGATTTTTTTTATCGACTTGCCCACGCGCCGGGAACGGGAAGAGATTTTTTCCATTCACCTCAAGGCCAAGGGAAACGATGTGTCCCACTTCAACGTACCGCAATTGGCCCAGATCACCAAGGGCTGGTCCGGCAGCGAAATCGAGCAGGTCATCATCTCCGCCATGTACGAGGCCTTTAACGAGAACCGCCCCTTGAGTGAAGACGACCTGCTGGTTATTTTCGGTAACAGCGTGCCCCTGGCCACCACCATGGAAGAGCAGATCAAAAAGATCCGTTCCTGGGCGCACAACCGCGCGGTCAGGGCTTCAAAAGACGTAGAGTACTGA
- a CDS encoding ABC transporter substrate-binding protein, protein MDCRGRHASRRKGDRSSHKSVGTRVENSLTALLRGRINMRRTWRYFLLAWALLLYPGCGPDSPQPAPLVTNRINSEAELSVCFQNHNFNSFIPSELHFYNEAQALELVFNTLVKADHAGHLSPDLAASWEISNNRLEYTFHLRPEARFSNGSPLSSKDVIFTLEQLIRRWGNENEFSCIAGATDFAQGKSHVVSGLEAVNNHCLRIHLVRPFNIFLHLLASKATSIIPVNYAGKSLDEFRRQPVGTGPFHLEKELEKVNVKHQPFSKLSFHRRDDYFAGPPSLKRVHIFLPQDTPRANTLYFFDVFLPPEGFAVSTFPRQSHRIISTAPDVQVFLTLNPSPTNPDALSREWRHIMQFGIDRQQLIADLGLERSVLPAYTIMPVSLFGHNRYFRLNPERASRARRQLPPTARRVVNVTIYPRHVSLINALNKQMAPFGLRLESDIIPLEPYYAGMRDPQRQAMIVRGVADYPHAYNFLYQLYSGNGLLNYFNHANPRIREAIERLPLGNIRLQAQLLEQLADLCAEDAWYIPLYFVSDSFVLKFHVNPLGFKFGGIIDFHSIEVNHESFHGSD, encoded by the coding sequence ATGGATTGCCGTGGAAGACATGCAAGCCGCCGCAAGGGTGATCGTTCATCTCATAAGTCTGTGGGGACACGAGTGGAAAACAGCTTGACTGCTCTTCTGAGAGGCCGAATCAATATGCGGCGGACATGGCGGTATTTCCTCCTGGCATGGGCTTTGTTGCTCTATCCGGGCTGCGGCCCGGACTCTCCGCAGCCGGCTCCTTTGGTAACCAACCGCATTAACTCCGAAGCTGAATTGTCCGTCTGTTTTCAAAACCACAATTTCAACTCGTTTATCCCTTCTGAGCTGCATTTCTACAACGAAGCCCAGGCGCTGGAATTGGTGTTCAACACCCTGGTGAAAGCCGACCACGCAGGGCACCTTTCTCCCGACCTGGCCGCCTCCTGGGAGATCTCCAACAACCGCCTGGAATACACCTTCCATCTTCGTCCCGAGGCCCGCTTTTCCAACGGTTCTCCCCTTTCCAGCAAGGACGTGATCTTTACATTGGAACAACTGATCCGCCGCTGGGGTAACGAAAATGAATTCAGCTGTATCGCCGGCGCCACTGATTTCGCTCAAGGCAAAAGCCATGTCGTCAGCGGCCTGGAGGCCGTAAACAATCACTGCCTGCGCATTCACCTGGTGCGCCCTTTCAACATCTTTCTCCACCTCCTTGCGTCCAAAGCCACATCGATCATTCCCGTGAATTACGCCGGAAAATCGTTGGATGAATTCCGCCGCCAACCGGTTGGTACCGGACCGTTCCACCTTGAGAAAGAGCTGGAGAAGGTGAACGTCAAACACCAGCCCTTTTCTAAACTGAGCTTTCATCGCCGGGATGACTACTTTGCCGGACCGCCTTCACTGAAACGGGTACACATCTTTCTCCCGCAGGATACTCCCCGCGCCAACACCCTCTACTTTTTCGATGTTTTCCTTCCTCCTGAAGGATTTGCCGTTTCCACATTTCCTCGCCAAAGCCACCGCATCATATCCACTGCGCCGGATGTGCAGGTGTTCCTGACCCTGAACCCCTCCCCGACCAACCCGGATGCCCTGTCGCGTGAATGGCGCCATATCATGCAGTTTGGCATTGATCGCCAACAATTGATCGCCGACCTGGGTTTGGAGCGTTCCGTGCTTCCCGCCTATACCATCATGCCGGTCAGCCTGTTCGGCCACAATCGCTATTTCCGTTTAAACCCGGAAAGGGCTTCTCGCGCCCGGCGGCAACTGCCGCCAACCGCACGGCGAGTTGTGAATGTAACCATTTATCCACGCCATGTGAGCCTGATCAACGCCCTGAACAAACAAATGGCTCCTTTCGGGCTCCGCCTGGAGAGCGATATCATACCCCTTGAGCCATATTACGCCGGCATGAGAGATCCGCAGCGACAGGCCATGATCGTACGCGGTGTTGCGGATTATCCCCATGCCTACAATTTCCTATACCAGTTGTACTCCGGCAACGGGCTGCTCAACTACTTTAACCACGCCAACCCCCGCATCCGTGAAGCAATCGAACGATTGCCGCTCGGCAACATCCGTCTTCAGGCGCAGTTGCTCGAACAGCTTGCGGATCTCTGCGCCGAGGACGCCTGGTATATCCCGCTTTACTTTGTTTCCGACAGTTTTGTACTGAAGTTCCATGTCAACCCCCTGGGATTCAAGTTCGGGGGCATCATCGACTTTCATAGCATTGAGGTAAACCATGAATCCTTCCATGGAAGCGATTAG
- the pepT gene encoding peptidase T, with translation MQFPDLMERFIAYVRINTQSSEESSDFPSTPHQINLSRRLQNELKDMGLIDATFNQWGYVLATLPSNQNGNGPTIALIAHVDTSPDVSGENVNPRIHPDYNGEDIDLSGDGRWILKVSENPHLAKQKGKTLITTDGTTLLGADDKAGIAEIMAALQYLINHPEIPRPRIRVIFTPDEETGRGTEHITLEEIDADFGYTVDGEKLGEVEDETFCADSVHLKITGVNVHPGYAKGKLLNAIKLAAEIIDSLPKDRLSPETTEKREGYLHPHSIEGGSEQVTLKFLVRDFSEEGLHDHEAKLHQLVDQVVQRHPGAGVDFEFIESYRNMKTVLDNHPQVLAKALEAVKMAGLEPIHNMIRGGTDGARLSFMGLPTPNLFTGGSNFHSRYEWIAVEDMQAAARVIVHLISLWGHEWKTA, from the coding sequence ATGCAATTTCCCGACCTGATGGAACGCTTTATTGCTTACGTGCGCATCAACACCCAATCCAGTGAGGAATCCAGCGATTTTCCCTCAACTCCCCACCAAATCAACCTTTCGCGCCGACTGCAAAATGAACTTAAAGATATGGGGTTAATCGACGCAACTTTCAACCAATGGGGATATGTTCTCGCAACACTGCCGTCCAACCAAAACGGAAACGGTCCGACCATTGCCCTGATCGCCCACGTCGACACATCCCCCGACGTCTCCGGTGAAAACGTCAACCCCCGCATTCACCCCGATTACAACGGTGAAGATATTGACCTTTCCGGCGACGGCCGCTGGATTCTAAAAGTGAGCGAAAATCCTCACTTGGCGAAACAAAAAGGCAAAACCCTCATTACCACGGATGGAACAACCTTGCTGGGAGCGGATGACAAGGCCGGCATCGCTGAAATCATGGCCGCCTTGCAATACCTGATCAACCACCCCGAAATCCCGCGCCCGCGCATCCGCGTGATATTTACGCCGGACGAAGAAACCGGCCGGGGTACGGAGCATATCACCCTGGAGGAGATCGATGCCGATTTCGGCTACACGGTGGACGGCGAAAAACTGGGTGAAGTAGAGGATGAAACCTTCTGCGCCGACTCGGTTCATCTAAAGATAACGGGCGTCAATGTGCATCCCGGCTATGCCAAGGGCAAACTGCTCAACGCCATCAAGTTGGCGGCCGAGATCATCGATTCCCTGCCCAAGGACCGCCTGTCACCTGAAACCACGGAAAAACGTGAAGGCTACCTTCACCCCCACTCCATTGAAGGCGGAAGTGAACAGGTTACCCTGAAATTTCTGGTTCGGGATTTTTCTGAAGAGGGATTGCATGACCATGAGGCGAAATTGCATCAACTGGTGGACCAGGTGGTGCAGCGCCATCCGGGTGCCGGTGTCGATTTTGAATTTATTGAATCGTACCGCAACATGAAAACCGTTCTCGACAACCATCCACAAGTATTGGCCAAAGCCCTTGAGGCGGTAAAAATGGCCGGCCTGGAGCCGATACACAATATGATCCGCGGCGGCACCGACGGGGCCAGGTTGAGTTTCATGGGACTGCCCACCCCCAACCTGTTTACCGGAGGCTCGAACTTTCACTCCCGCTACGAATGGATTGCCGTGGAAGACATGCAAGCCGCCGCAAGGGTGATCGTTCATCTCATAAGTCTGTGGGGACACGAGTGGAAAACAGCTTGA